The DNA segment TTGTCTTCTCATTGGCCTCGGTTTATTTCTAAGCTTAAAAAAACCATCCCAGGAAAAAAACGAGGTAGCAGCTGCCTCAGAAAGTGGCGCGTTACTACCACAAAAACAGAGTGAAGATCGAATAAATCATTGGAAACTGTTAGGAGTTGGAAGCATTCTTGGAGTTGTCTCTTCCTTTTTCGGAATTGGAGGGGGATGGTTGATGGTGCCTATTTTAACTTATGGATTCAGCCTCTCTATCAAAGCAGCAACCTCTACTTCTATCTTTTCTCTCGCCTTGTATTCGCTTGTTGGCTTGGTTCCTTCCATTGCAGATGGAGCTGTTCAATGGCCGATTGTAGCCTGGAGCGGGATAGGTGTGCTTATCGGGGCACAAACCGGAGCCATTCTATCGAAAAAAATGAACGGGACAACAATTACTCGGCTACTGACTGTTCTGGTTATAGCAATGGGAATCAATATGATTTTCCAAATTTAATAAGCTCCAATAAAAGATCCCATACCACCTTGCCCAGGTGGTACGGGATCCTGCTGTTAAGAAGATAAATCTTCCCCATTACTTTCAATCACCTTTTTGTACCAGGCAAATGAATCCTTGCGACTTCTCTGTAAAGTCCCGTTTCCTTCATCATCCTTATCGACATAAACAAAGCCATATCGCTTCGACATTTCACTTGTGGACATCGATACTAAATCAATAGGTCCCCAAGCCAGATACCCCATCAATTCCACACCATCACCAATGGCTTCTCTCATTTGTTCAATGTGTTTCCTTAAATACTCAATCCGATAGTCATCATGAATGGAGCCATCTTCTTCCACCTTGTCGTAGGCACCTAGCCCATTTTCCACAATAAAGATCGGTTTCTGATAACGGTCATACATTTCATTTAAGGAAACACGCAGCCCAACCGGATCAATTTGCCAGCCCCAGTCTGAAGCTTCCAAATAAGGGTTTTTCAAGCTTTTGGTTAAATTACCTTCCGTCTGCTCCCCTTCTGGTGAAGCAGAAGATAACAACGACATATAGTAACTGATGGAAATATAATCAACCGGATACTGTTTAATAATTTCTTCGTCCCCAGTTTCTTTAACGATTTCGATCTCATGCTCCTTGAAGAAACAATTCAGGTAATCGGGATATTCGCCACGCACATGTACATCCGTGAAAAATAAATTATTCTGATTGTCCTGCTGGGCCTTTAAGACATCCTCAGGGTTAGGGGTGTGCGGATAGTGAGTCATTTTGGCCAGCATACATCCCATTTCCCCCTCCGGAATAATTTCGTGTAACTTTTTAGTGGCCAGGGCACTTGCGACGAATTGATGATGCAGCCCCTGGTACTTTGCCTGCATCGGGTTGTCTTCCTGATCGGATAAAATTCCGCCCCCTGTATAAGGGCTAATTGTAATCACATTAATTTCATTGAACGAGATCCAATATTTCACCTTATCTTTATAGCGCGTAAAGACCGTTTCCGCATAACGGACAAAATGATCAATCACCTCGCGACCTACCCAGCCATTATATTTCTCTGTTAATCCATAAGGGGTTTCATAGTGGGAGAGCGTCACCACCGGTTCAATATTGTGCTTAGCCAATTCATCAAACACATTGTCGTAAAACTGCAAGCCTGCTTCATTTGGTGTTTCATCATAGCCATTTGGAAAAATTCTTGACCAGTGGATCGAAATCCGGAAAGCAGTAAAGCCCATTTCCGCAAGCAAGGCAATATCCTCTTGATAACGGTGGTAAAAATCATTCCCTTCACGTTTCGGATGACGCGCTGTCGATTCACCACTCAGCGTCTTTCTGATTTGCTCCGCCGTAATCTCCATGGAATTATCTTTCGTTCGTTGTTCTTTCGGAATATATTCTACAAAGTCGGCTGCCGATAAACCTTTGCCATCTTCGTCAAAAGCCCCTTCAATTTGGTTGGCAGCTGTTGCACCACCCCAGTAAAAATCAGCCGGAAATTTTGCTTTAAATTGTGTCATGTTATCTCTCCTCAAATTTATTATTTAACGATAGTGAGTATCGTATCGTCCATTTCAACATGCCTTGATGCAGCTGGTATCACATCTAAATAATCTGCGGTATTCGTAACAATCACAGGAGTTGTGACGTGATAACCAGCTTCTTGAATGCCTTTTGGATCAAAAGTGACCAACTGATCCCCTTTTTTCACGGTTGCGTCTTGTTTAACATGTGCTTCAAAGTATTTACTTTCTAACTGAACGGTATCCAGCCCAATGTGAATTAATACTTCCACCCCCTCTTCGCTCACTAGCCCAATGGCATGTTTAGTAGGAAACAGTGTGGAAACTTTTCCGTCAAAGGGTGCCACTACAATCCCCTCGTCTGGTTCAATGCCAATACCTTTTCCCATCGCCCCAGTCGAAAATACGGGATCATCTATATCTTCTAAAGGAATCATTTCACCAGATAGCGGTGTTAGCAACGAGTCATTTTTTCCAGTTTCCTGTGAAGATGTTCCTTCAGGTGATTCTCCTTCGTGTTCTTTTTCCTTAGATTCAGTTTGCTTCTTCTTACCGGTCGTTCCAAAAATAAAGGCTAGTATAGTACCCGCAATAAAGGAAATACCAATCCCTACAACATAGCCAAACATCGGAGAATAGGCCGGAATGGTAAAGATACTATTAAAGACAAACGTGTATAATTTCACCCCAAAGGTGGCCATGATCGCCCCGCCAATCGCACCAGCAATCAGCACCAGCGGCATAAGTTTTCGATATCTTAAAATTAACCCGTAAAGAATCGGCTCCGTTACCCCCGCAAACAATCCTGACAAAGTAGCAGCAAACGAAAGGGAGCGTAACTGTTTGTCTTTTCCGGCACGAAGAAAAATACCAAACGCAATCCCTATTTGCGCAAATACAGAAGCCGCTGTAATCGGGTTAATCAAATCGCCTCCACGTGAGAAGTTCGCAATCATGATCGGGACGACTCCCCAATGAACACCAAGGATAACCAAAAATGGCCACGCACTAGCAATAATAATTCCTGTAATAATGGCCGATACATCAAACATGTAGGTAATCCCATTGGCAATCGCCGAACTTATATATTCTGAAAATGGCCCAAAAATAAGCGCGGTCAGTGGTACCATAATCAAAATACCAAGCATCGGAACAAAGAATAATTGAATGGTGTCAGGTGTATATCGTTTAATGAGACGTTCCAATGGAGCATAAATCGCCATCGCAATGAGCAACGGAAACACGGTCGAACTAAAATCTGTGACCACCAAAGGAAGCCCCATAAAACTTACGTCGCCTGATTGTTCCATGAGCGCCGTGAAGTTTGGATCTAATAAGCCTGCCGCAATTGCACCACCAACGAATAAATTGGCGTTCAATTGTTTGGCAGCCGAAATCCCTACAAAAATTGGCAGGAAGTAGAACAAACCGCTCGCCGCTGCATTTAATACGGAATAAGTGGTCCCTTCCGGATCGATTAGATGTAATATAGAGAGCAGTGCTAGTAACGCTTTGATCATCCCCGCTCCCGCAAGTGCAGGAATCAGTGGTGATAATGTACCAGAAATATATTCAAACACTTTAGCTATAACGCCGACATTCTCATGATTACCCTTACCGTCATCGTCTTCTCTAGTACGGATATGATGGTGACCCATAATTTCTGTATAGACCTTCCCTACGTTATTCCCGATGACCACCTGAAGCTGTCCGCCTTTTTCAACAACGGTCAGAACTTCAGGGTTATCTTGTAAGGTCTCTTTATCTACTTCACCATGGTCCACGAGCTTAAACCGTAAACGTGTCGCACAATGAACGAGCGAATTAATATTTTCCTCTCCCCCGACTGATTCAACAATTTGATCTCCTAATTGCTTATTATCCATCACGTTCAACTCCCCTTATAAAATAAAAAAACCTGAAAAGAACGCAAATAGACTGATGCCTATTCACCGTTCCCCTCAGGTTTTGCCTGCCTTACAGTAACAATCCTTCAAGAACTCTATTTATTTGGCTTGCTCCCGGACCGAAACCCTATGAATATGAATCATAAAGTACGTCAACTCATCCTTCGTCATTTGCTTTTGATAGCGTTTCTCCATGTAAGCCTGGACCTTTTTCGAACATTCATAAGCCTCGGGATACTGCATTTTCACCTGCTCATATAATTCGCCATTTCCGCCATCATCATTCAGTTCACCACGAAGTATTCTGTACGCGAAATAACGGAGATGAGTAATAAAACGATTGTAATTCATCGACCCCTCATCAAAATCAATCCCATAATGGTATTTAACAATGGATGTTACATCATGGACAATCGCTGTCATCGCCATCGTCTCTTCCATTCCAGAACTATCTTGCCTGGCATTGAAAAGATGCAAAGCAATCGACGCCGCCTCATCCTCGGGTAAGGACACACCCGTAGTATGCTCAATCATGTCCAAAGCCTTACGTGCCACCTGATACTCCGCTTTATAAAACTTTTTCACTTCCCACATGAGCGCATTCTTGATAGGCAGACCATTTTTTGACCTCCCAACTGCAAAGTGGATATGATCGGATAAAGCTAAATAGAGCGAATCATTCAATGTAGTGTCCAACTCGTTGCTTGCCATATCTGTAATATCTTTAGAAAGCGATATAATTTCATATGGAATTTCATCTAGCAGCTCATAAAGTTTGTCCGCAAAGCTTTCAGAAGGCGTGATAAAGGTCTTTTCAATTTTATCCGCATCGATCTGATCGCCAACCTTCTTCTGAAAAGCAAGCCCCTTTCCCATAACCACCATCTCAGTTTGAGTGGGGTCCTCAGTTAAAGCGACATTATTATTGAAGATTTTCTTGATTTCCATCCTTATCACTTTTCCTTCAAATAGAAATTAAAAAACCTGAATTGGCTAAACTTATAGAGAAGTGTCTCTATGGAAGCTTAATCAATCCAGGTTTTGCCTGCTTAACAGTAACAATCCTTTAATTGGTTTTCATTATATATGATAGCGGTTTCTTTTGCAAGGGTGTAATTTTAAAGTTTAACTTATTTCATACAACTAACCTGGCAAGAAAGGCAACATTATATTGCTTAATTTTATCATTTCACAGGCTAAAAAAGGGGGGGGGGGCAGGGATAAGTCTATCAGTATTATTCATACCTTAGCACCTATACCCGCCAGTTTAACATATCCCCCACCTATAATAGAGACGTGAATTCATACTGCAGCGATACAGGAGCATGATTCTTCTGTTCCATGATGAGACACGGCTCATTTCGTTTGAGAAGCTGACATCGCGTCCGTTGCTTGATTGATAGATTTCTACTTCGCATTCGATTGAAGCTGTCCTGTATGATAGTGATCTATACTAAGACCCTCTCCCCCTCCACCCACAAACTTCCCATACTCCTTCAAAAACCTCAAACTCACACTCCCCACCGGCCCATTCCGCTGCTTACTTAACAAAATCTCAACCCGACCCCGATCCTCCGAATCCTTATTATAATAGTCATCTCGATATAAAAACCCAATCACATCCGCATCTTGTTCAATATTTCCTGATTCCCTCAAGTCAGACATAATCGGGCGTTTGTCCTGTCGCTGCTCGACACCTCTCGATAATTGCGATAACAGAATGATCGGCACGTCTAGCTCCCGGGCAAGTAGCTTGAGTTCTCTCGTCATCGCGCCGACTTCCAGATCGCGACGTTCGTAACGCCCTTTCGCTGTCATGAGCTGTAAGTAATCAATAATCACCATATGGTCACGTTCCTTGTCTTCCTGCATCGATTGGCGTATTTTTGCTCGGATGTCATGGACTGTGCGCTCCTGTTCATAAATGTTCAGTGACCAGCAGGCGATCTCTCCAATGGCAGTCATCGCCTGTTCATAATTCTCGTCCGAAAAAATCATCGTTTGCCATTTTTGCCCATCGACTTCCGCCTCCATCGATATTATCCGCTTCAAAAGCGACTTCGTGCCCATTTCCAAGCTAAACAATTGGACTGCCCCTCCGTTCTTGCAATGGTGAGCGGCCATATTCAGGGCAAAGGCCGTTTTTCCCATCGAAGGACGGGCAGCCACAATGATCAGATCCCCTCGCTGTGTCCCACCTGTCATCTGATCGAGTTCTATGTAGCCTGTCGAAAAACCGGTTTGACCATTCTTGGGAGGATCAGTCATGTCATTGGCAATTTCGATCAAGTGATCATACGTGGATGGCAGGCTCTGCTCCATCCCAACACTGCGCAGATCCTCCAACTGAACCATAAGTTCATCCAATGCTTCATCGCAAGGTTTTTCGGCATACCTCAATGCGACTTCTCTCGTTTTTCGATTTCGATAGGCATCCAATACCATCCGTTGATCATGCTTGATCATCGTGGTTGTCGGAACGGAATCGGCCAGTGAGAGCAGGTAACTGACGCCCCCGACCTTCCCTACAAGCTCCCCCAATTCTGTCGTTACGGATACGATCGTGATCGGTTGATCACTCTCATAAACTTTTTTGATCGCTTGGAAAAGCGTCTGATGATCCGGGCTAGCAAAATGTTCAGCCCGTAGGAATATGTCTTTTATCAGAGAACCCTCGAAAAGAATGGTTCCAAGCACGGCCTGTTCGGCTTCACGGTTATGAATCACGAGACATTTCCTTTACTAGCTGATGAATCCTCTCACGAAAACGGTGCTTCGTTTCCTCTGACACACTTGCCGCTTCCTTCTCCCATTCACGCATTTTAATCAAGTGCTTGTTTTCCTCAGGCAAGTACACAGCGATTTCAGCAATTGTCGGGGGAAAAGGATGTCGAACAGCAAATTTCGAAAGTTTGTCCATTACAGCTGAAAAATCCATTTCCCTAAGCTGAGGAATTAGCATACGCGCAACCCGTTCTGTGATCTCGAACTTGTTCGGGTACAGTTCACTGATGGTTTCCAACACTTCTAATGCTTCTCCGTGATCCATACGTCTTCCTCCTCCCTCAGCTTGTCAAAAATACTGCGGTTCTCCTCTTTTTTAGACAGACGAGGCGGTCTTTTTCTCGAATCTCGTTCTACCGCTTTAGCAGCCTGTAACGTCCGCACCCCTCGTTTTTGCCATCGATTCAAAATCCCTTCACAGTACTGGAAAAACAACTTATTTCGGCCAATAGCCATTTTCATCGCCTCTACAACAAGATCATCCGACATCTCCTTACACCACTGGGTGATCTTCTCAGCAATAAATGGCGTCAACATGCCTATATTTTGTTCGTAAAAAGCATGTGGACTCCGTGCACCTACCACTACTTCTTTTTGTTTTATTTTGTTTTGTTTAAATAATGGGCTAGCAAGCTGGTCACCTGGGTGGTCAGGTGACTCGTCAGTAGAGTAGCTAGCAAGGTAGTCGGTTTCCTGGTCGATCATCGACTTTATTGAAACCATTTGATAACTGGGAGCCTGACTCCAATTTCCTGATTTGTAACGAATAAATCCTTTTTGATCCAATTCTTTTCGTGCAAGTTTGAAGGAACTATCTCTCAATCCAGATTTCCCCCGTAATACCGAAGCAGGTACGGTAAATTCTTTTTTCCACCCCGTCTTATTGTTGATATACATCAGACTTCCCCACAGGGCAACAGCGGATGAGGAGAGCTGTTTTAGATCAACTTGATCATAGAACGCAATGGTTTCCTTTAGATAGTTCATTTTAATTCACCTCCTTTCTTTGCAAGGAGACCATTTGATAGGTGGGGATCTCTTTTGGCTTTCCTGATTTGTGAATAATGTATCCTTTTTCTTTCAGTTCCTGACGTGCTCGTTTGAACGTAGTCTCTCCTAATCCGGACTTCACACATAATGCCGGGCCGCCCACCTTAAATTCTTCCGTCCAACCTGTTTTGGCATTGAGGTTCATCATTGCGAACCACAATGCGATCGCTGAATGAGACAATGGATTTACCTCGGTCTGATCATAGAATGCATCAATTTCCTTAACATAGTTCATAAAAAATTCCTCCTTAGAATGTGGCGAAGGGCTTCGCTATCTGAGCTAATCCGAAAATAACCCCCTTCATGTTCTATAATCGTTCGGGAATCGATCCAGGTGTCAAAAAATCTCAAAAATTTTCAATCACATAAAAAATGCCTGCGTTTCTCCCATGAGAAGGGAAACGCAGGCAATACAAATGTATAAAATAGAGAATATAACCAATGACCATGAACTTCGAACAAATCGTTCGAGAAAATCCCTTAAGGATAGTAATAGGGATGTATTTCAAGCCACCTTTTATCTTCATCTGTTCTTTAAGGGTTGGGTTCAGTTTTAAAACCTCTTTTGAACTTCAAGAAATAGTAGTGACTGCCAAAGTAATATAAAGTTACTTAACTACTTATATCCGACACAATATTGGAGAACCCCTATATTTTAAAAGACAAAAAACAGGGAATTCCTATAATTCGAATCCCCCTCATTCATTTATTGTGCCCGCTCGTCGGCCGTCTCTATTTCTTTTTCAACTTCTTTACTTTTTAAAGGCTGACGCAGTTCATCTTGAAGGCCTTTATACGTCGAATAACACATAACAAGCAATAACACCGCCAAAGGCACAGCTGTTGCTACAAGTCCCTCTGCCTCGGATATTAATTAATAGAATTCAGGTATAGGATATCCGCTAGTCTTGGTTATCGGACGTTCAAAAACCATTGATACAACAGCGTTTTACTTCCCCCACCAAATCTAATGTTGATACACGTATCTCGGAGTGACCTTTAATAGGTACTCTTGGGAAATTCCTCAAATTCGATTATTGATCCTTTATTTTTCTTTCAGGGGAGATCCATAGTGATGTAAAATTTGGCCGGCTTTATACACATCAAAGATCATGATTGTTGGAAAACGCCCAAAAATATATTCCAACATATGACACTCCCTCATTTCAATCAATTTTATGTTTTAATGACAGATCCTTCACCTCTCACAACAGCATCTATTTGAACAGTAATGGTAGTCTTCTTCTGCTTTTTTCTACTTTTGCAACATTAGCTGGATTCTTATAGTCGATATTTGCAAATGACTCAGCTACCTTTCCTTCCGTTTCGATGGTTATGGTAAATTGAATATCATCTTTCCCTTTTACTTTAACATTCGCTTTCGCACGGCTAATTTCATAAACCACGGAGGAACCCTTAACATTGACGGTTAACGACCCGCCCTGTACCTATCCCTTAATTGAACATCCACCATTTCGTGGGAAGGACAATGATACACAGCTGCCCGATCGATCTTAGGTTTGCCTTTTTCAGACATGGATATGACTGGAATGGCTAAAATTCTTCCCACTAACAAATATTAGGAATACAATCGATAAACAAGCGAAAAACAAATAAAAGATCTTACCCATCCCCTTTAAGCCTCCTCAATTTCGCCACAATTAATAATACTGTTGGGATAAGCATGGATATGCTGATTCCCACATAACCAAGAATCTCACCTAACTGATTGACGTGCAATCGACCTTGAGGCAGCATACTGATCAGATAAATCATGGGGGCTAAAATAAAAATGAAGGTGATTTTTTTTGTATTCTTAAAAAGTGAACTTAGGGCCATAACAGTAATATCAAGATATACAATAGCTGTTGTAAAGAGAGCCATCACCCATATGGTAAAGAATACAATTTCCATACGCTCAAAAAAACCACCCGGGACCTCAACCACCTTTGCTAATTCATTGGTAGGATAGGTGAGGTTAGCAGTCACGACATTTGACAGAACACCAATGGCTGCTAAATAAATAAGTACATATAAGATGATCGGGATGGACATACCGATCATCCCCGCTTTAGATGAATGGTTAGGTTGATTCATTAAGCTTGTGTAGAATAACAGAACCGCCCAACCCAGAAATGACTGAAAAGTGGTCTTTACCCCTTTCATGTATCCCATCCAATCGGTTTGAAAAAGAGGGAATAGATGGTTTACATCCATCAAAGGTATGGTCATTAACAGAACAATAATTAAAATACCTATAATGATCGGTAAAAATAACTGATGTAAACGGAATAATGCTGCCCTCGACCCTGCAACCGCATATATCACCACAACGAGAAAAACTAAGGATAACACTTCTTTGGGTGTCGAAGCGAATAAATATTGTTGAGATACAGTGGCAACGAAGCGTATTTCATAGGCAGCAAAAGTAGTAAAATACAATCCTATAAATCCTGTCATGATAAAAGCGATAGGTTTTGAAACAAGTAAGGAACTATAATCAAAGAAAGTTTGCTTTGGAAAGCGAGCTGCCAGTGTAGTGGCCACCCAAGTAAAAATGATCGCCAGCATTCCCCCTAAAAGAATGGAGACCCACCCGTCTGCATTCTTTGTGACTTCTGATAAGGTTCGCGGAAACGAAAGGACACCAGCACCAATCACAACAGAGGGGATAACAAATCCAACTTCATTACCGCCAATCTCCTCATCTGCGTATTCAAATGACTTCATGATTTGTCCTCCTTGTCGATGCTTTTTCGTCCTCTGTCTGCAAGAACCTAGGCCTTCTGTTCATCATAGTGACTGGAACACGTAAGACCAGGTCTTTCCAATCCCCCTTAATTGCTGGAGCAAAGGAAGTGGATTAAGGAATCCCATAGCTTTTTAAATGAACAATATGAATTACGATCCATCTATATAAATAATCGCGCATGCAGGACCACTTTCATCGAACGTAAAAGTCTTCTTGACTTGAACTCCCCTGATCATTTTGTTTTTTTCCTTTGGATGATCGAAAAAACATAAGAAACCCCCTCAATAATAGAATTGTTGACCTACTATAGGGGGTTTATACCCAATGCTTTCTATAGCTAAATAAGATGGCTAAAGCAATATCAGTAGCTAAACATAGAAACCTATTTGTTTAATGAAAGAACTGAAAGGTCAGTCATTTTTTCAAATGGGAAAACAAGAGGCAATAACAAGAGCAGTAAAATGCTTAAGTGGAAGTCAAAGTATGTAGTGGTGTTGACTTATACCCTGTACCTTTTTGATCATTGTTCGCTCTTTGATTTAATTATAGAGGATGGAACAATGCTTATAGGTGAATCAAGGGGGATTTAAAATACCTCCCCCTTCGTTTCCAACATTGATGGCCATTCTAGAAGGTCATCGTGGACTGATCCTCGCCAGCGGAAAAAGCACCTCCACCTCATAAAAATCACGTCATCACCCTATAAAACAAATAACCAAATTCTCAATATATCGAATCCACCCCTCAAAACCAAACCATCACTTGAACAGACCCTCTTTACCACTCTTTCGGGTGTAGGTACGTAGGTAAGTAAGTTGTAACGAGTCGCGCAATTTAAGGGTACACTTTTTATAATCAGGCTAATTCTGAATTGATACCGAATCGATTTATTATTCAGCACGCACTGATCACACTAAATATCGTACTTAAAATAAGGATAATTTTGCCGGTAATCAAATACTCCCTCACTTTAGGTAGATGTTCCAGATTAAGTGAAGAAGTCAATTCCCAGATATCCCCACCTGTTTCGCATTCTTATCATTCATCCAAAGGAGAAAGCCTCTATTATAGGAACTATAAAAATCTGTTCTTTTGACTGATGTAGTCCATATTTCAATCCGAATCGAGTTTGATTCATTTCGATGCGAAATCAATTCTTAATCTTTTTATATATTACTAATTTTCTGATTAATACCCGATTTTATATGTTTAGCATCACTTATTCACTTGGCACGGAACTTGCATTTAAAATTAGCGAGGAGAAACATGTGGAGTCTTTAATGTTAGGAGAATTCAGAATTGAGGATGAGAGAATTTTAAACTGAAGGGGGATTTATAGGACTAGTTGATCGGTAAAAGGGAGAATCGGGATCCTTATGTTTACATGTAAAATAAGTACTAGGGAGACAGAGAGTAGCAAAGTGAAAACATTAAATTTAATAAGGAACATTATGAAGGGAGCGAATGTTATGACTAGTGTCTTACGTTATTCTAAGCTAACATGTTTGATAGCAATCCTTTTGCCAGTTTTACTACTATTAAATGCCTGTACCCAAGAGTCTGATGTGACTAAGGAAAAGGATACGGAAGTGCCTAAAGAGAAAACCACTGAGTTGTCTGAAGAAAAGGCCACTCTAGTTCTTAAAAACGGCAGCGTATATACCATGGAAGAAGACCGTCCCACTGCTGAAGCAGTGGCCATCAGTGATGACGAAATCATCTTTGTTGGCAGCAGCACCGATGTAGAAAAATATATAAGTGATGACACTCAGGTGATTGATTTGAAGGGGAAGATGGTTTCCCCAGGCTTTATGGATGGGCACACACATCCTCCAGGCCAATGGACTACTAAGCTTTTTGAAGTCGACCTTACAAATCTTAAAAGTCATGAAGATTACATTCAGGCTGTTGCTGATTTTAGGAAGGACCACCCTGATGCCAAAATAATTACTGGCCGTGGTTGGAAAAATGGGCCGTATGAACAGGCGGATGGTACAAACCCCGGTCCTAAGAAAGAGGATCTGGATGAAGTAGTTTCCGATATTCCAGTCATTCTTAACTCTATTGATGGCCACTCTGTATGGGTAAATTCCAAAGCACTTGAAATGGCCGGAATAACCGATGAGACACAGGTTGCAAAAGGTGGCATGATTGAGCGTAATCCTGACGATTCCCCCGCGGTGTTTTACGTGAAGGGCAACTGATTTACTCGCCGATGTACAGTCTTTAT comes from the Halobacillus shinanisalinarum genome and includes:
- a CDS encoding sulfite exporter TauE/SafE family protein — translated: MIIAGLILLGFAASTYGTIIGAGGGFLFVPVLVTFYDISPQSAAATGLAVVFLNAAAGLPMFLKQRRVLLRTGTLLAIGAFPGTFIGSELVKYSPDWVFYSLFACLLIGLGLFLSLKKPSQEKNEVAAASESGALLPQKQSEDRINHWKLLGVGSILGVVSSFFGIGGGWLMVPILTYGFSLSIKAATSTSIFSLALYSLVGLVPSIADGAVQWPIVAWSGIGVLIGAQTGAILSKKMNGTTITRLLTVLVIAMGINMIFQI
- a CDS encoding glycoside hydrolase family 1 protein: MTQFKAKFPADFYWGGATAANQIEGAFDEDGKGLSAADFVEYIPKEQRTKDNSMEITAEQIRKTLSGESTARHPKREGNDFYHRYQEDIALLAEMGFTAFRISIHWSRIFPNGYDETPNEAGLQFYDNVFDELAKHNIEPVVTLSHYETPYGLTEKYNGWVGREVIDHFVRYAETVFTRYKDKVKYWISFNEINVITISPYTGGGILSDQEDNPMQAKYQGLHHQFVASALATKKLHEIIPEGEMGCMLAKMTHYPHTPNPEDVLKAQQDNQNNLFFTDVHVRGEYPDYLNCFFKEHEIEIVKETGDEEIIKQYPVDYISISYYMSLLSSASPEGEQTEGNLTKSLKNPYLEASDWGWQIDPVGLRVSLNEMYDRYQKPIFIVENGLGAYDKVEEDGSIHDDYRIEYLRKHIEQMREAIGDGVELMGYLAWGPIDLVSMSTSEMSKRYGFVYVDKDDEGNGTLQRSRKDSFAWYKKVIESNGEDLSS
- a CDS encoding beta-glucoside-specific PTS transporter subunit IIABC, which gives rise to MDNKQLGDQIVESVGGEENINSLVHCATRLRFKLVDHGEVDKETLQDNPEVLTVVEKGGQLQVVIGNNVGKVYTEIMGHHHIRTREDDDGKGNHENVGVIAKVFEYISGTLSPLIPALAGAGMIKALLALLSILHLIDPEGTTYSVLNAAASGLFYFLPIFVGISAAKQLNANLFVGGAIAAGLLDPNFTALMEQSGDVSFMGLPLVVTDFSSTVFPLLIAMAIYAPLERLIKRYTPDTIQLFFVPMLGILIMVPLTALIFGPFSEYISSAIANGITYMFDVSAIITGIIIASAWPFLVILGVHWGVVPIMIANFSRGGDLINPITAASVFAQIGIAFGIFLRAGKDKQLRSLSFAATLSGLFAGVTEPILYGLILRYRKLMPLVLIAGAIGGAIMATFGVKLYTFVFNSIFTIPAYSPMFGYVVGIGISFIAGTILAFIFGTTGKKKQTESKEKEHEGESPEGTSSQETGKNDSLLTPLSGEMIPLEDIDDPVFSTGAMGKGIGIEPDEGIVVAPFDGKVSTLFPTKHAIGLVSEEGVEVLIHIGLDTVQLESKYFEAHVKQDATVKKGDQLVTFDPKGIQEAGYHVTTPVIVTNTADYLDVIPAASRHVEMDDTILTIVK
- the licT gene encoding BglG family transcription antiterminator LicT, whose translation is MEIKKIFNNNVALTEDPTQTEMVVMGKGLAFQKKVGDQIDADKIEKTFITPSESFADKLYELLDEIPYEIISLSKDITDMASNELDTTLNDSLYLALSDHIHFAVGRSKNGLPIKNALMWEVKKFYKAEYQVARKALDMIEHTTGVSLPEDEAASIALHLFNARQDSSGMEETMAMTAIVHDVTSIVKYHYGIDFDEGSMNYNRFITHLRYFAYRILRGELNDDGGNGELYEQVKMQYPEAYECSKKVQAYMEKRYQKQMTKDELTYFMIHIHRVSVREQAK
- the dnaB gene encoding replicative DNA helicase, with amino-acid sequence MIHNREAEQAVLGTILFEGSLIKDIFLRAEHFASPDHQTLFQAIKKVYESDQPITIVSVTTELGELVGKVGGVSYLLSLADSVPTTTMIKHDQRMVLDAYRNRKTREVALRYAEKPCDEALDELMVQLEDLRSVGMEQSLPSTYDHLIEIANDMTDPPKNGQTGFSTGYIELDQMTGGTQRGDLIIVAARPSMGKTAFALNMAAHHCKNGGAVQLFSLEMGTKSLLKRIISMEAEVDGQKWQTMIFSDENYEQAMTAIGEIACWSLNIYEQERTVHDIRAKIRQSMQEDKERDHMVIIDYLQLMTAKGRYERRDLEVGAMTRELKLLARELDVPIILLSQLSRGVEQRQDKRPIMSDLRESGNIEQDADVIGFLYRDDYYNKDSEDRGRVEILLSKQRNGPVGSVSLRFLKEYGKFVGGGGEGLSIDHYHTGQLQSNAK
- a CDS encoding DnaD domain-containing protein, with the protein product MNYLKETIAFYDQVDLKQLSSSAVALWGSLMYINNKTGWKKEFTVPASVLRGKSGLRDSSFKLARKELDQKGFIRYKSGNWSQAPSYQMVSIKSMIDQETDYLASYSTDESPDHPGDQLASPLFKQNKIKQKEVVVGARSPHAFYEQNIGMLTPFIAEKITQWCKEMSDDLVVEAMKMAIGRNKLFFQYCEGILNRWQKRGVRTLQAAKAVERDSRKRPPRLSKKEENRSIFDKLREEEDVWITEKH
- a CDS encoding helix-turn-helix domain-containing protein, with translation MNYVKEIDAFYDQTEVNPLSHSAIALWFAMMNLNAKTGWTEEFKVGGPALCVKSGLGETTFKRARQELKEKGYIIHKSGKPKEIPTYQMVSLQRKEVN
- a CDS encoding GerAB/ArcD/ProY family transporter, with the translated sequence MKSFEYADEEIGGNEVGFVIPSVVIGAGVLSFPRTLSEVTKNADGWVSILLGGMLAIIFTWVATTLAARFPKQTFFDYSSLLVSKPIAFIMTGFIGLYFTTFAAYEIRFVATVSQQYLFASTPKEVLSLVFLVVVIYAVAGSRAALFRLHQLFLPIIIGILIIVLLMTIPLMDVNHLFPLFQTDWMGYMKGVKTTFQSFLGWAVLLFYTSLMNQPNHSSKAGMIGMSIPIILYVLIYLAAIGVLSNVVTANLTYPTNELAKVVEVPGGFFERMEIVFFTIWVMALFTTAIVYLDITVMALSSLFKNTKKITFIFILAPMIYLISMLPQGRLHVNQLGEILGYVGISISMLIPTVLLIVAKLRRLKGDG